A section of the Leptotrichia buccalis C-1013-b genome encodes:
- a CDS encoding DUF7336 domain-containing protein has product MEIWILSHEYDYGNVYDKYKWNDEGRVLGAYYTKEEGLKALEKYKKIKGFCSHLDGFWLEKHYLDKHVGWEGGYVTYYKEDDVEIGNSKNQKLYVLSHFYYTDKDKIKEKHRILSVCSSKLEARKKIKEYQKIEGFSSHISNFYIEEYVLNKEK; this is encoded by the coding sequence ATGGAAATATGGATTTTATCGCATGAATATGATTACGGAAATGTCTATGACAAGTATAAATGGAATGATGAAGGAAGAGTTTTAGGTGCCTATTATACAAAGGAAGAAGGATTGAAAGCGCTGGAAAAATATAAAAAAATCAAAGGATTTTGTTCACACTTGGATGGGTTCTGGCTAGAAAAACATTATTTAGATAAACATGTTGGATGGGAAGGTGGTTATGTTACTTATTATAAAGAAGATGATGTAGAAATTGGCAATTCAAAAAATCAAAAATTATATGTACTTTCTCATTTTTATTATACTGATAAAGATAAAATAAAAGAAAAACATCGAATTTTATCAGTATGTTCGTCAAAATTAGAAGCTAGGAAGAAAATAAAAGAATATCAGAAAATAGAGGGATTTTCTTCACACATTTCTAATTTTTACATTGAGGAATATGTTTTAAATAAAGAAAAATAA
- a CDS encoding M23 family metallopeptidase yields the protein MNNENKKSDEASENKIEKKEEDKNLKSIKKNKMIIGITSLLILGLIILGIVSSNKNTKASNTAGKEDEDDKIFRVNPVKDPQVTYYNFRGEVYPDWAKFGLTRSNGARGHQGIDIFALPGTDVYAVLDGKIVDMYVDKTGYGLNFYMEVDPKELEKIKRKNFKPKESAREWAYSENYDPNTMQIKYIRYCHLSEVNVKIGDTVKAGQVIAKTGTTGNASGTHAPHLHFEVAFEMRGKGLINRVNPEMYFKIKNGKDLTEKDKKAQTEASKTEWFETKGYEKGFSEKSTLLEAGKNPNENKHLGNTNTVSINKNLKKKQTKKK from the coding sequence ATGAACAATGAAAATAAGAAATCTGATGAAGCCTCGGAAAATAAAATAGAAAAAAAAGAAGAAGATAAAAATTTAAAATCAATTAAAAAAAATAAAATGATTATAGGAATAACATCTTTATTAATCTTAGGACTTATAATTTTGGGAATAGTGTCTAGTAATAAAAATACAAAAGCTTCTAATACTGCTGGAAAAGAAGATGAAGATGATAAAATTTTTAGAGTTAATCCAGTAAAGGATCCACAGGTTACTTATTACAATTTTCGTGGGGAAGTCTATCCTGACTGGGCTAAATTTGGGCTGACTCGAAGCAATGGAGCGAGAGGTCATCAAGGAATTGATATTTTTGCATTGCCAGGAACGGATGTTTATGCTGTTTTAGACGGAAAAATTGTGGATATGTATGTAGATAAAACTGGATATGGATTGAATTTTTATATGGAAGTTGATCCAAAGGAACTTGAAAAAATAAAAAGAAAAAATTTCAAACCTAAGGAAAGTGCAAGAGAATGGGCATACAGCGAAAACTATGATCCAAATACAATGCAGATAAAATATATCAGATATTGTCATTTAAGTGAAGTGAATGTAAAAATTGGAGATACAGTAAAAGCTGGACAAGTGATTGCTAAAACAGGTACAACTGGAAATGCAAGTGGAACACATGCTCCACATTTACATTTTGAGGTAGCCTTTGAAATGCGTGGAAAAGGGCTTATCAACAGAGTTAATCCTGAGATGTATTTTAAAATAAAAAATGGTAAGGATTTGACTGAAAAAGATAAAAAAGCTCAGACAGAAGCAAGCAAGACAGAATGGTTTGAAACAAAAGGATATGAAAAAGGATTTAGTGAAAAAAGTACATTGTTAGAAGCTGGAAAAAATCCGAATGAAAATAAACATTTAGGAAATACAAATACAGTTTCAATAAATAAAAATTTAAAAAAGAAGCAAACAAAAAAGAAATAA
- a CDS encoding lysozyme inhibitor LprI family protein, with protein sequence MNKKSILILACVAIFAFFLGGAFLVYSSYIKTQELQAKVKLEQEKTKQEMIKSQNEQQQMAQVTTSLETSTPVAAKKRTNYEAELMDRMSSVPENNMTNAGEVFEAWDKELNKIYKLIISELPESQKIKLRNEERAWLKRKDKEMDKAAEEMAMGRDENGELVGCGTGCGHASRAMNIEMTKERTIELARMYDKLHAN encoded by the coding sequence ATGAATAAAAAAAGTATTCTAATTTTAGCCTGTGTTGCAATATTTGCATTTTTTCTAGGCGGAGCTTTTTTAGTGTACAGTTCGTATATAAAAACGCAGGAATTGCAAGCGAAAGTGAAGCTAGAACAAGAAAAGACAAAACAGGAAATGATAAAAAGTCAGAACGAACAGCAGCAAATGGCACAAGTAACAACTTCACTGGAAACCTCGACACCAGTGGCTGCTAAAAAAAGGACAAATTATGAGGCTGAGTTGATGGATAGAATGAGCTCCGTTCCAGAAAATAATATGACAAATGCAGGTGAAGTATTTGAGGCTTGGGATAAAGAATTGAATAAAATTTATAAACTTATTATATCTGAATTACCAGAAAGCCAAAAAATAAAACTACGAAATGAAGAAAGAGCTTGGTTAAAAAGAAAAGATAAAGAAATGGATAAAGCAGCGGAAGAAATGGCGATGGGAAGAGACGAAAATGGAGAATTGGTAGGCTGTGGAACAGGTTGTGGACATGCTTCAAGAGCAATGAATATTGAAATGACAAAAGAAAGAACGATAGAGCTTGCTAGAATGTATGATAAGTTGCATGCTAATTAA
- a CDS encoding autotransporter outer membrane beta-barrel domain-containing protein, with amino-acid sequence MRKLRKSMLFALLLAAVVSCGGGGGGGSSSNASTPVNMEINLKTDLSEAATLKVEAGRLGVPVQPEFIKEGFESYYDKAGLVSYPLSSVENQMVNSGSALLRIDSVNHTQSLEEQVKNKFNSYNLSNLTANMKKGSALLLIGGNSSLKLSQIKDDLFSQLSSKPTISGNKNEYSQIVFIGGNFGIDKDVNLDYNEDMYNRIKIYDSNIVNEATIKGTKDNLVGIGQREKNNFIFVPSITYSGNILINGGTINLSGNNSIGIFNAGWKIAGIQNNGNIIVGKNSTGIYVIDKKYEAMQTGTGNIENNGNIEIGENSKGIYYQADEAEQGYKFDANILNAGMIKSEGNGAIAMFHNSSSPAKKNLKNTGTIELIGDKSIGMFATGNGKYDVENSGKIIIGNSSSKSNPGIAMYTNNKNILLNNTGTITLGKNSIGLYGIETIKTGDLVNGYVPAHYSAVNAQNGKIELSGKGATGIYLSDGATGINDGTIITINPDGGSIGVIGIKDSQFTNNGTISVNEGSVGIYGNGNNAVLKNKGVIAAGRNSVGMYSTNGANIENNKTIKLTGDNAVGMYLAENSKGINNGEIITEGIVNKAVGVAIGKNAEFTNNGKIVMNSNEGAGIVIANGGIIKNYGNIQITGENSSREKRVDNIIVKIEGITSTLSSTRTTASSLGIYVDTLGRTKPIEGLSNLGLNNADLLIGAEATEKTNATEVTVGNEVLEPFNKSIQSSNIANWNVKTGSLVWEADSKIENNKVSKVTLKKQSYAKFADSKTTEAVAKGLDEKYTETAADSKDKQIFNYLNSLNDTKALGNTYREINGSQYINVQQRIAQTDNILENKLLDLQKDNFDKSGHHVSTFFRRDNHDPKTLEIPDSHSTAYGISYLFSNADLKQGIYAGTVINKFKFKDNGRSRENVTMFKLGAYKTFDLNDLEWTLSGDGFASQNDMKRRFVIGNNVYENKADYNTYGFAIKNELGKTFQVGENVTVKPYAALKLGYGKFTNIKEKDGTLNMEVKGNNFYSVKPALGVEVGYSAPIMENSKFKASLGLGYEHELGKIEDNVNEAKFANTNTKINLKGAKDERRGNFKSNLKVGFEAGNFNFSVNGGYDTKDKNSHIGMGLGVSF; translated from the coding sequence ATGAGAAAATTAAGAAAATCAATGTTATTTGCACTTTTACTGGCTGCGGTGGTTAGCTGTGGAGGAGGGGGTGGTGGAGGTTCAAGCAGCAATGCTTCCACGCCTGTTAATATGGAAATTAATTTAAAGACGGATTTATCTGAAGCTGCTACCTTAAAAGTAGAGGCAGGTAGACTTGGAGTGCCAGTACAACCAGAATTTATAAAAGAAGGATTTGAAAGTTATTATGATAAAGCAGGATTAGTGAGTTATCCTCTTTCCTCTGTAGAAAATCAAATGGTTAATAGCGGTTCAGCACTTTTAAGAATAGATAGTGTAAATCATACACAATCATTAGAAGAGCAAGTAAAAAATAAATTTAATTCTTATAATCTATCAAATTTAACAGCAAATATGAAGAAAGGTTCAGCCTTACTTTTAATAGGTGGTAATTCTTCACTTAAATTATCACAGATAAAAGATGATTTATTCTCACAATTAAGTAGTAAGCCGACTATAAGTGGAAATAAAAATGAATACAGTCAGATAGTGTTTATCGGCGGAAACTTTGGAATAGATAAAGATGTAAATCTTGATTATAATGAAGATATGTATAATAGAATAAAAATATATGATTCTAACATAGTTAATGAGGCTACAATAAAAGGAACTAAAGATAATTTGGTAGGTATTGGGCAGAGAGAAAAAAATAATTTTATTTTTGTTCCATCAATAACATATAGTGGAAATATACTTATAAATGGAGGAACAATAAATCTAAGTGGTAATAATTCAATAGGGATATTTAATGCTGGTTGGAAAATTGCTGGAATACAAAATAATGGGAATATTATTGTAGGAAAAAATTCAACAGGTATATATGTCATAGATAAAAAGTATGAAGCAATGCAAACAGGAACAGGAAACATAGAAAATAATGGGAATATTGAAATCGGAGAAAATTCGAAAGGAATATATTATCAAGCTGATGAAGCAGAACAAGGTTATAAATTTGATGCCAATATTTTAAATGCAGGTATGATAAAAAGTGAAGGGAATGGAGCAATAGCAATGTTCCACAATTCATCTTCTCCAGCCAAAAAAAATCTAAAAAATACAGGAACAATAGAATTGATAGGAGATAAATCTATTGGAATGTTTGCAACAGGGAATGGAAAATATGATGTGGAAAATAGTGGTAAAATTATAATAGGGAATTCTAGCAGCAAATCCAATCCTGGTATCGCAATGTACACAAATAATAAAAATATTCTTTTGAATAATACAGGAACAATAACTTTAGGAAAGAATTCAATAGGGCTATATGGAATAGAAACAATAAAGACAGGAGATCTTGTAAATGGATATGTGCCTGCTCATTATTCAGCTGTGAATGCTCAAAATGGAAAAATTGAACTTTCTGGAAAAGGTGCAACAGGAATATATTTAAGTGATGGTGCAACAGGAATAAATGATGGAACGATAATAACTATAAATCCAGATGGTGGAAGCATCGGAGTTATTGGAATAAAAGATTCTCAGTTTACAAATAACGGAACAATTTCTGTAAACGAAGGAAGTGTTGGAATTTATGGAAATGGGAATAATGCTGTTTTGAAAAATAAAGGTGTAATAGCGGCAGGAAGAAATTCAGTTGGAATGTACTCGACAAATGGAGCTAATATAGAAAATAATAAAACTATAAAATTAACAGGCGATAATGCTGTTGGAATGTATTTGGCTGAAAATTCAAAAGGAATTAATAATGGAGAAATAATCACTGAAGGAATAGTAAATAAAGCAGTAGGAGTGGCAATTGGAAAAAATGCGGAGTTTACAAATAATGGTAAAATAGTTATGAATTCTAACGAAGGTGCAGGAATTGTAATTGCTAATGGTGGAATTATCAAAAATTATGGAAATATTCAGATTACAGGAGAAAATTCGTCAAGAGAAAAAAGAGTAGACAATATTATTGTAAAAATAGAAGGGATTACAAGTACACTTTCATCAACAAGAACAACAGCTTCTTCATTAGGAATCTATGTAGACACCCTAGGAAGAACAAAACCAATTGAAGGACTTTCTAATTTAGGTTTAAACAATGCTGACTTACTAATTGGTGCAGAAGCTACTGAAAAAACTAATGCTACTGAAGTTACAGTTGGAAATGAGGTGCTTGAACCGTTTAATAAATCTATTCAATCAAGCAATATTGCTAACTGGAATGTAAAAACTGGTTCGTTAGTTTGGGAAGCAGATTCTAAAATTGAAAATAACAAAGTTTCAAAAGTTACATTAAAGAAACAGTCTTATGCCAAATTTGCTGATAGCAAAACAACCGAGGCTGTGGCTAAAGGGCTGGATGAGAAATATACTGAAACTGCTGCAGATTCAAAAGATAAGCAAATATTTAACTATTTAAATAGTTTAAATGACACTAAAGCTCTTGGGAATACTTACCGCGAAATTAATGGAAGCCAATATATCAACGTTCAACAAAGAATTGCTCAGACTGACAATATTTTAGAAAATAAACTTTTAGACTTGCAAAAGGATAATTTTGATAAATCAGGACATCACGTTTCAACATTCTTTAGACGTGATAATCACGATCCAAAAACTTTGGAAATCCCTGATTCACACAGTACAGCTTATGGAATTTCATATTTATTCAGCAATGCTGATTTAAAGCAAGGAATTTATGCTGGAACTGTTATTAACAAATTTAAATTCAAAGATAATGGCAGATCAAGAGAAAATGTTACAATGTTTAAATTAGGTGCTTACAAAACTTTTGACTTGAATGATTTAGAATGGACATTAAGTGGAGATGGTTTTGCTTCTCAAAATGATATGAAGAGAAGATTTGTGATTGGAAATAATGTTTATGAAAACAAAGCTGATTACAATACTTATGGGTTTGCAATCAAGAATGAATTAGGTAAAACTTTCCAGGTTGGAGAAAATGTTACAGTTAAACCTTATGCCGCTTTAAAACTTGGTTATGGTAAATTTACAAATATTAAGGAAAAAGACGGGACTTTAAATATGGAAGTTAAAGGAAATAATTTTTATTCAGTTAAACCAGCTTTAGGAGTTGAAGTTGGGTATTCTGCTCCAATCATGGAAAACTCTAAATTTAAAGCTTCTTTAGGACTTGGCTATGAACACGAGTTAGGAAAGATTGAAGATAATGTAAATGAAGCAAAATTTGCAAATACGAATACTAAAATTAACTTAAAAGGTGCTAAAGATGAAAGACGTGGAAACTTTAAGAGCAACTTGAAAGTTGGATTTGAAGCAGGTAATTTTAATTTCTCAGTAAACGGAGGATATGATACGAAAGATAAAAATTCACATATTGGCATGGGACTTGGTGTTTCGTTTTAA
- a CDS encoding DUF1304 domain-containing protein, whose amino-acid sequence MSILAFILIIFVAIQHYCILILEMFFNESGAVQKNFGLELEFLKDERVKKMMSNQGLYNGFLASGLMWSLTETGEFQFQIAIFFLICIVCAAIYGSATVSKKIFLLQGIPALLAITSLLLPLLFW is encoded by the coding sequence TTGAGTATACTAGCATTCATATTAATAATATTTGTGGCAATACAGCACTATTGTATATTAATTCTTGAAATGTTTTTTAATGAAAGTGGAGCTGTTCAGAAAAATTTTGGATTAGAGCTAGAATTTTTAAAAGATGAACGCGTAAAAAAAATGATGTCAAATCAAGGACTATACAATGGTTTTCTTGCTTCAGGATTAATGTGGAGTTTAACCGAAACTGGAGAATTTCAATTTCAGATTGCAATTTTCTTCCTGATTTGTATTGTTTGTGCAGCTATTTATGGTTCTGCAACAGTTTCAAAAAAAATATTTTTACTGCAGGGAATACCTGCTTTACTAGCGATTACGTCGCTATTGCTACCATTATTATTCTGGTAA
- the map gene encoding type I methionyl aminopeptidase, with protein MIIYKTLDEIKKIKKANEIIARLFEDVLPKHVKAGVSTYELDQIAEDYIRSQGAIPGTKGYDVGRPYPPYPAATCISVNEVVVHGIPSKKQILKEGDILTVDTVTVLDGYFGDAAITYAVGEIDETSKKLMEVTEKARDIGIEVARAGNRIGDIGHAIQEYVESFGFSLVRDFAGHGVGKEMHEDPIIPNYGKAGTGAKIEDGMVITVEPMVNVGTYKVKVLSDMWTAVTKDGKRSAQYEHSLAIIDGKPVILSVRD; from the coding sequence ATGATAATTTATAAAACATTGGATGAAATAAAAAAAATAAAAAAAGCTAATGAAATAATCGCAAGACTTTTTGAAGATGTATTGCCAAAACACGTAAAAGCTGGAGTTAGCACATACGAACTGGATCAAATCGCTGAAGATTACATTAGAAGTCAAGGAGCAATTCCAGGAACTAAGGGTTACGATGTAGGGCGTCCATATCCTCCTTATCCAGCTGCAACTTGTATTTCCGTAAATGAAGTTGTTGTACATGGTATTCCAAGCAAAAAGCAGATACTGAAGGAAGGGGATATTCTGACAGTTGACACAGTTACAGTGCTTGACGGCTATTTTGGTGACGCTGCGATTACTTATGCTGTGGGAGAAATTGACGAAACTTCTAAAAAATTGATGGAAGTTACTGAAAAAGCAAGAGATATTGGAATTGAGGTTGCACGTGCCGGAAATAGAATTGGAGATATTGGACATGCTATTCAGGAATATGTGGAAAGTTTTGGATTCTCGCTTGTAAGGGATTTTGCAGGGCATGGAGTAGGAAAGGAAATGCATGAAGATCCGATTATTCCAAACTATGGAAAAGCTGGAACAGGGGCTAAAATTGAAGATGGAATGGTAATCACGGTTGAGCCGATGGTAAATGTCGGTACTTATAAAGTAAAAGTTCTATCTGATATGTGGACAGCGGTTACTAAAGATGGAAAACGTTCAGCCCAATATGAACACAGCCTTGCCATTATTGACGGAAAGCCTGTAATCTTGAGTGTAAGAGATTAA
- a CDS encoding adenylate kinase, producing the protein MNIVLFGAPGAGKGTQAKELIQKYEIPQISTGDILRAAIANKTPLGLEAKKLMDEGKLVSDDIVNGLVEARLQEEDCKKGFILDGFPRTVAQAEELDKILAKSDREIEKVIALDVSDEEIIERITGRRVSKKTGKIYHIKYNPPVDENPEDLEQRADDNEETVKKRLAVYNEQTAPVLDFYKKQNKVYSVDGAKKLEEITKDIIDILEK; encoded by the coding sequence ATGAATATAGTGTTATTTGGAGCACCAGGAGCAGGAAAAGGAACTCAGGCAAAGGAATTAATTCAAAAATATGAAATTCCTCAAATTTCAACAGGAGATATTTTGAGAGCTGCAATTGCAAATAAGACTCCGTTAGGATTGGAAGCAAAAAAATTGATGGATGAAGGAAAATTAGTTTCTGATGACATCGTAAACGGACTTGTGGAAGCAAGACTTCAGGAGGAAGACTGTAAAAAAGGATTTATTTTGGATGGGTTTCCAAGAACGGTGGCTCAAGCTGAAGAACTTGACAAAATTTTAGCAAAATCAGATAGAGAAATTGAAAAAGTAATCGCACTTGATGTTAGCGATGAAGAAATTATCGAAAGAATCACAGGAAGAAGAGTATCGAAAAAAACTGGTAAAATTTATCATATAAAATACAATCCGCCAGTTGATGAAAATCCAGAAGATTTGGAACAAAGAGCAGACGATAATGAAGAAACAGTAAAAAAACGTTTGGCAGTTTATAACGAACAGACAGCACCAGTATTGGATTTTTACAAAAAGCAAAATAAAGTTTACAGCGTAGATGGTGCAAAAAAACTGGAAGAAATTACAAAAGATATAATTGATATTTTGGAAAAATAG
- the msrA gene encoding peptide-methionine (S)-S-oxide reductase MsrA has translation MENIKEIYLAGGCFWGVEKFFKMAPGVIETTVGYANGQTLDTNYQILKMTDHAETVHIKYDSSVISLDKLLTYYFSIIDPTSVDRQGLDVGRQYRTGIYYVDESDLNIIKLKVENEQTKYSKDIQVEIKPLKHYILAEDYHQDYLGKNPTGYCHIDLDSAKKIFYTK, from the coding sequence ATGGAGAATATTAAAGAAATTTATTTAGCTGGAGGATGTTTCTGGGGAGTAGAAAAATTTTTTAAAATGGCTCCAGGTGTCATTGAGACTACTGTTGGGTATGCAAACGGACAAACTTTGGATACCAATTACCAAATTTTAAAAATGACGGATCATGCAGAAACAGTGCATATAAAATACGACAGCAGCGTTATTTCTTTAGATAAACTTCTTACTTATTATTTTTCAATAATTGATCCTACAAGTGTCGATAGGCAGGGACTTGATGTAGGTCGTCAATACCGTACTGGAATTTATTATGTAGACGAAAGCGATTTAAATATAATAAAATTAAAAGTAGAAAATGAACAAACTAAATATTCTAAAGATATTCAAGTGGAAATTAAGCCACTAAAACATTATATTTTAGCCGAAGACTATCATCAAGATTATTTAGGAAAAAATCCTACTGGTTATTGTCATATTGATTTAGATAGTGCCAAAAAAATTTTTTATACAAAATAG
- a CDS encoding MalY/PatB family protein — MKYNFDEVIDRKNNHSVKYKELTKKFGVDDVIPLWIADMDFKTAQPVIDALEKKVQHGIFGYVYRPDEYFESFINWQKKRFGWEPKKELLSFSIGIVPSLGALVQLFSEKGDKILIQTPVYSEFYDINEDNERIVIENRFIEKNGEYSLDLEDLENKLKENPKLFIFCNPHNPLGHVWTREELKAIGNLCRKYNVPVISDEIHADLTLWDNNHIPMASISEEIRQNTITCTSTGKAFNLAGLQSATIVFNNLEVKAKFDKFWKDLEVHRNNPFNLVATIAAYSDEGEEYLNQLKEYLQNNILFLNDFFKEYIPEITPNIPQATYLVWLDCRKLCEKFGFNQKQLEEFMLTKAKLGLNEGRVYQKGLEGFMRLNAACPRAVLEKALNQLRDAILNEKSK; from the coding sequence ATGAAATACAATTTTGATGAAGTTATCGACAGAAAAAATAATCATTCTGTGAAATACAAAGAACTTACAAAAAAATTTGGAGTAGATGATGTCATTCCGCTCTGGATTGCTGATATGGATTTTAAAACGGCTCAGCCAGTAATTGATGCTCTTGAGAAAAAAGTTCAGCATGGAATTTTTGGTTATGTTTACCGTCCTGATGAATATTTTGAGTCATTTATAAATTGGCAAAAGAAACGATTTGGGTGGGAGCCAAAAAAAGAGCTGCTAAGTTTTAGTATAGGAATTGTACCTAGCCTTGGAGCGTTAGTACAGCTATTTTCTGAAAAAGGTGATAAAATATTGATTCAGACACCTGTTTACTCTGAATTTTATGATATTAATGAAGATAATGAGAGAATTGTCATTGAAAATAGGTTTATTGAAAAAAATGGAGAATATTCACTTGATTTGGAAGATTTAGAAAATAAATTAAAAGAAAATCCTAAATTATTCATTTTCTGTAATCCGCATAACCCTTTGGGACACGTGTGGACTCGTGAAGAGCTAAAAGCAATTGGAAACTTATGCAGAAAATATAATGTTCCAGTAATATCAGATGAAATTCATGCAGATTTGACATTGTGGGACAATAATCACATTCCAATGGCAAGTATTTCTGAAGAAATTCGTCAAAATACTATAACTTGCACATCAACTGGAAAAGCCTTCAATCTTGCGGGACTTCAAAGTGCAACAATTGTTTTTAACAATCTGGAAGTAAAGGCAAAATTTGATAAGTTCTGGAAAGATCTGGAAGTTCATAGAAACAATCCATTTAATTTGGTTGCTACAATTGCGGCATATTCTGATGAAGGTGAAGAATATTTGAATCAGTTAAAAGAATATTTGCAAAATAATATTTTATTCTTAAATGATTTTTTTAAGGAATATATTCCTGAAATTACGCCAAATATTCCACAAGCGACGTATTTAGTGTGGCTGGATTGCCGAAAATTATGTGAAAAATTCGGATTTAACCAGAAGCAGCTAGAAGAATTTATGTTAACAAAAGCAAAATTAGGACTGAATGAAGGGCGAGTTTATCAGAAGGGATTAGAAGGATTTATGAGATTGAATGCTGCTTGTCCAAGAGCGGTTCTAGAAAAAGCATTGAATCAGTTAAGAGATGCGATTTTAAATGAAAAATCTAAATAA
- a CDS encoding TetR/AcrR family transcriptional regulator, which yields MTKKYSKNFITQQSAKLFYYKGYKNTELTDIFKACDMPNDIFYKYFSSKEELLITVIKYHTENLINFFNNNVDDLSISKFHYFFEKYFENIVNNKFHGGSPLGNLALELSDINKNIREELVKSYKKIELRFSFFITTLKYAFPEKYDDIVPETTARILIALLEGTILMLKTEKESSAINDFFVFFDIIFKLNEDTLSESEKTNNAVKEKVVKAQETDISDSAQNEVIQEEPDEIENKNENLKIEEEEIAKVEESHNDDNMYYDIDSDSLINVFNNLENYQKNENEK from the coding sequence ATGACTAAAAAATATAGTAAAAACTTTATAACTCAGCAAAGTGCTAAGCTTTTCTATTATAAAGGATATAAAAATACTGAGTTAACCGATATTTTCAAAGCGTGCGATATGCCCAATGACATTTTTTATAAATATTTTTCAAGTAAAGAAGAGCTTCTTATTACCGTTATAAAATATCATACGGAAAATCTAATCAATTTTTTTAATAACAATGTAGACGATTTGTCAATTTCCAAATTTCACTATTTTTTTGAAAAATATTTTGAAAATATTGTAAATAATAAATTTCACGGTGGCAGCCCATTGGGAAATTTGGCACTGGAACTTTCCGATATTAATAAGAATATACGAGAAGAACTTGTGAAATCTTATAAAAAGATAGAACTTCGTTTCTCATTTTTCATAACAACTTTAAAATATGCCTTTCCTGAAAAATATGATGATATTGTACCAGAAACAACAGCCAGAATTTTAATAGCTTTACTTGAAGGAACTATCCTTATGTTAAAAACAGAAAAGGAAAGCTCTGCAATTAACGATTTTTTTGTCTTTTTTGATATTATTTTTAAACTTAATGAAGACACTTTATCAGAATCTGAAAAAACTAATAATGCTGTAAAAGAAAAAGTTGTCAAAGCACAAGAAACGGATATTTCTGACTCTGCTCAAAATGAAGTCATTCAGGAAGAACCTGACGAAATTGAGAATAAAAACGAAAACTTAAAAATTGAAGAAGAAGAAATTGCTAAAGTTGAAGAATCACATAACGATGACAATATGTACTATGATATTGATTCAGACAGCTTAATCAATGTTTTCAATAATCTTGAAAATTACCAAAAAAATGAAAATGAAAAATAG